A part of Setaria viridis chromosome 8, Setaria_viridis_v4.0, whole genome shotgun sequence genomic DNA contains:
- the LOC117833334 gene encoding DNA-directed RNA polymerases I and III subunit RPAC2, which yields MEHGSATDSTASTFSIMEEDHTLANSARFVLNQDPRVAFCGYSIPHPADKKVNIRVQTTGDPAKDVLKDALQDLMVMCQHVRGTFDNAVASHRAKEPAEQMDIDQK from the exons ATGGAGCACGGGTCGGCGACGGACTCGACCGCGTCGACCTTCTCCATCATGGAGGAGGACCACACCCTCGCCAACTCCGCCAGATTCGTCCTCAACCAGGA CCCAAGGGTAGCATTTTGTGGATATAGTATCCCTCATCCTGCTGACAAGAAGGTCAACATTAGAGTTCAGACAACAG GAGATCCAGCAAAGGATGTATTGAAAGATGCTTTGCAGGATCTGATGGTTATGTGCCAGCATGTCAGAGGGACTTTTGACAACGCAGTGGCTAGCCATAGAGCGAAGGAACCTGCAGAACAAATGGACATTGATCAGAAATAG
- the LOC117833333 gene encoding uncharacterized protein At4g06598 — MMMANAKLQKQALLPPRSPFPTAAAPSPYADRGPIARPQGAAAAHHRHGHGHHQRTSSESFIEEQPPSWLDDLLNEPETPAARQHGRAGHRRSSSDSFALFDTGAASAGAYSNGFEGMGGGGGQPAPWGGVQEYYAKSGSFGRAHGRPWEQGMPHLAGFRHGGGLPMPAKDKVGGHHGPPNALRDHDHGMDKRTPGDAGHDQKVGAKEGVLPKHAQSEADNKRAKQQYAQRSRVRKLQYIAELEGRVQALQSEGVDVSAEMEFLTQQNIILDLENKALKQRLESLAQEQLIKRFQQEMFEREIGRLRSLYQQQQQQQQSPVLVRSNSRDLDAQFANLTLKHKDPNSGRDALSGSLRT, encoded by the exons ATGATGATGGCGAACGCGAAGCTCCAGAAGCaggcgctgctgccgccgcgcaGCCCGttcccgacggcggcggcgccgtcgccgtacGCCGACCGCGGCCCGATCGCCCGGCcgcagggcgccgccgccgcgcaccaccGGCACGGCCACGGGCACCACCAGCGCACGTCGTCCGAGAGCTTCATCGAGGAGCAGCCGCCGTCGTGGCTCGACGACCTGCTCAACGAGCCCGAGACGCCCGCGGCGCGGCAGCACGGCCGGGCCGGGCACCGCAGGTCGTCAAGCGACTCGTTCGCGCTGTTTGACACAGGAGCTGCCAGCGCTGGTGCTTACTCTAATGGTTTCGAGGGGAtggggggaggaggcgggcagCCTGCGCCATGGGGTGGTGTTCAGGAGTACTATGCCAAGTCAGGTTCGTTTGGGAGGGCACATGGCCGGCCATGGGAGCAAGGCATGCCACATTTGGCTGGTTTCAGGCATGGCGGCGGGCTGCCAATGCCGGCGAAAGACAAGGTTGGGGGGCATCATGGGCCACCTAACGCGTTGAGGGATCATGACCATGGCATGGACAAGAGAACTCCTGGTGATGCTGGTCATGATCAAAAGGTTGGGGCGAAGGAAGGTGTGCTGCCGAAGCATGCACAGTCAGAGGCGGACAACAAGCGGGCTAAACA GCAATATGCTCAGAGGTCCCGCGTCCGCAAGCTTCAGTATATTGCAGAGCTGGAGGGTCGAGTTCAGGCATTACAG TCAGAAGGGGTAGATGTGTCTGCTGAAATGGAGTTTCTTACCCAGCAGAATATTATCCTAGACCTGGAAAATAAAGCTTTGAAGCAGAGATTGGAGAGTCTAGCACAGGAGCAACTAATTAAACGCT TTCAACAAGAGATGTTTGAGCGGGAAATTGGTCGTCTCAGATCACtatatcagcagcagcagcaacagcaacagtctCCTGTCCTTGTTCGTAGTAATAGCAGAGACCTTGATGCCCAGTTTGCCAACTTGACTCTGAAACACAAAGACCCCAACTCAGGCCGGGATGCTCTCTCTGGGTCTCTTCGTACTTGA